The DNA window GTCCGCGAACATCTTGTCGCCGTGCTGCGCTTTCCACTCCAGCGCGCGGCGCTCGATCTCCGGGACGGCCTTAAGGGCGAGGAGCTTGAACTCAACTTCGATGCGGTGCAGGTCCATAAGGGCTCCTGAAAGGGCGCGACCCCCACCGCGAGGCAGGGGCCGGAAGAGGGCGGGGCTTTGAGGCGGCGGGCCTATTTGGACGGGGGAAGGTCAGGGAGGGGCATCGTGGGCGGCGTGGTGGGCTCGACCGGGACCGGTGCCACCCCGTTCTTTGCGTTCTCGCGGTCGGCGAGGATGCCGCGCGTGGTGTGGACGCCCAGCAGGGCGACCGAGGCCGTGAGGAGCGCCTCGGTCATGAGCGGCATGGGCTTCCCGGTATGGAAGCTGGCGATGTAGGCGTACACGACCGCCCCGAACCCAAGCGTGCCGCACAGCAGGGTGTACAACCCGCCGCTCGTGCCGGGCACGATCACCCGCCGCAGCCGGGCGCCGGGGGACTCAGCCCGTCGTGACATACAGCTTCTCCCCCACCTGGCTGCGCTTGACGATGGGGTGCGTCCCGCTCGCCGTGGTGACGGTGCCTTCCAGCAACAGGGCCTCGAACGGCAAGGCCTCGACGCCGTTGATAAACAGGCGCTGCACGGCGACGGGCGGGTGGACGATCTGCTCCTGGGCGGCGAGCGCCGCCGCCTGCTCGCGCAGGGCCCCGATCACCCGCCGGTAGCGGTCGAGGCGGTCCGGGAGCCCGTTCTCGCCCCCGTTGATCGCCAGCGTCACGGTCTCCATGTCGCCCGCGTCCGCCATCTGGTTCAGGCTGCGGGGATCGCCGGGCAGCCGCTTATTGTCCCAGAACGCCCCCGCGATGCCCGCCGCCACGTCCAGGCGCAGGGCGAGATCCGGGTTGCGCTCCAGGTCCAGGTTCAGCCGTTGCCCGTAGGCCCGGTAGGCGTCGCGGCCCGTGAGCTGGATCAGCCCGCGCCCGCGGTACCGCCAGCCGTCCCCGCTGCTCTCCGGGCCGTTCCCCATCCGCGCCGCGTAGCAGTTATTGGCGATGGCCTGCGGCCCGGCGGCAGCGAGGCGCAGGGCGAGGGCATTGGGCACCCCCGGGCGGCTTGCGTAACGGTTCGGCCACACCTCGGCCAAGCGCTGAGCGGAGTAGCCCAGCCGCTCGGACTGGCACACGAAGTTCGACTCGTGCGCCAGGGTTGCCAGAAACATCCCCAGGCGCTCGGGGGTCTGGTCGATCTCGTACCGCTGGAGGACCGGGCGCAGGGCGGCCACCACCGCGTCCGGGTCGGGATGGCCTGGGGCCACGGCGCGAATGTGGTCGCTGTTGAGGATGAGGTTCACGGGCAGCCTCCAGGGGTGTTCATGCCACCCGACTCGTACACGCTCAGGCGCCCGGTCAACTCCATGATCCGCTGGGCCTGAATCTCGTTCTCGTCGTTCAGCTCGGTGTTCTTTGACCGCAAGGCCTGGTTCTCGGTGGTGAGGCGGGTGACCTCCAGCTTGAGGTGCGATTCGCTCGCCTCCAGCACCTGCACCTTCCCCGTGAGCACCGCGAGTTCAATCCCCTGGGCGTGGAGTTTCTCGTTGGTGACCTTCAGCTCGG is part of the Deinococcus apachensis DSM 19763 genome and encodes:
- a CDS encoding glycoside hydrolase family 19 protein, producing the protein MNLILNSDHIRAVAPGHPDPDAVVAALRPVLQRYEIDQTPERLGMFLATLAHESNFVCQSERLGYSAQRLAEVWPNRYASRPGVPNALALRLAAAGPQAIANNCYAARMGNGPESSGDGWRYRGRGLIQLTGRDAYRAYGQRLNLDLERNPDLALRLDVAAGIAGAFWDNKRLPGDPRSLNQMADAGDMETVTLAINGGENGLPDRLDRYRRVIGALREQAAALAAQEQIVHPPVAVQRLFINGVEALPFEALLLEGTVTTASGTHPIVKRSQVGEKLYVTTG